In the Nitrospirae bacterium CG2_30_53_67 genome, GAACACTGCCGCCGTCAATCCGTAGGGCACAAACGCCGCGGCAAGCGGAGCGTCGATGTTGATTTTCGTGTACGGGACCATGCCCGTGAGCACGGCGGAGACAGCGATATACAGCAGGGTACAGATCGAGAGCGAAGCAATGATGGCGATGGGAACGTCACGCTGCGGGTTGCGCGCTTCTTCGGCGTGTGTGGAGACCGAATCGAAGCCGATGTAAGCGAAGAAGACGTATGCCGCCCCACTCGCTACACCGGTCAAGCCGAAGGGCATGAACGGGCGCCAATTCGCCGTGTTGACGTGCGGAATGCCGGCGACAATGACGAACAGCACCACGGCAAGTTTCAGAACGACTATGGCGGCATTGAATCGAGCGCTTTCCCGGATGCCGATCACAAGCACAACCGTAACCAGCAGGACGACAGCGGCAGCCGGCAGATTGAACCAGGCCCCCGGCGTGCTGAACGGGTCGCTCGCCAGAAACGGCGGTATATGCAAACCGAACAGATCGAGGAAGTGCAGGAAGTACTTGGACCAGCCGTAGGCCACGGTGCTTGACGCCATGCCGTATTCCAGAATTAAGTCCCAGCCGATGATCCATGCCATCAGTTCGCCGAGCGTGGCATACGCGTACGTGTAGGCGCTCCCTGCCACCGGAATCATGGACGCGAACTCAGCGTAGGATAAGGCGGCGAAGGCGCAGCCGAGACCGGCGATCACGAAAGAGAGCACCAGGCCCGGACCGGCATAATCATGAGCGGCGAGGCCCGTCAGTACGAAAATCCCGGCGCCGATAATCGCCCCCACGCCGAGCGCTGTCAGCGAAACCGGGCCCAGCACCCGCCGCAGGCGGTTTTCTCCGGCCATCTCCTCTTCGATCATCTTGACGGTTTTCACTGCAAACAGTTGTCTGCGAAGGTTCATAGGTTCTCCAAGGTCCCGCGTATGATGGAAAGGCGGCGGAGCGGTCAATGGAAGAACAGGGCAATGACCAACCCGGCTGCAATCCGGTAGTACCCGAAGCCGGTGAAGTCGTGCCGCTGGACAAACGTGACGAAGGCCCGGACCACAAGCAGTGCGGAAATGAACGCCGCCACGAAGCCCACCCCAAAAGGCAAGGCATCACTCACCGACAAGAGGTGGCGCGCCTTGAATAGGCTGTACAAGCTCGCCGCGAACATGGTGGGCAAAGAGAGATAGAACGAAAACTGCGTCGCGCTGGGCCGATTCATGCCGGCAAGCATCCCGCCGATGATCGTTGCCCCGGCACGCGACACGCCGGGGATCAGCGAGAGGACCTGCGAGACACCCACCCAGAGGGCGTGCCGCCATCCCATGGACTCGATCGTCTGAACCTCAAAACGGCGCTGCCGCCGCTCAACGATCAGAATGATGATCCCGCCGCCGACGAGGCTTGCTGCCACCACCAGGGGTCTGAACAGATGGGCCTCGATGGTCTTGTGGAACAAGAGCCCCACTGCCGCTGCCGGCAAAAAAGCGAGAAACACTTTCGCGATCAGCGCCTGGGCCCTGGTTTCGTTCGAAGCGCTCCTGATCAGCCCGTGAAGCGGTTTGGCAAAATGACAGGCCACGGCGAGGATGGCCCCGAGTTGAATAAAGATCTCGAAGGTCTCTCGAGAGGCCTCAGGGTAATTGAGAAGGGACGAAAATACGATGAGATGCCCGGTTGAGGAAATCGGCAGAAACTCCGTGATGCCTTCCACGATCCCGAGTACGATTGCTTTGAGTACGATCATTGCGCCAATTTCTTTCTGAACCCTGCGCCTCCAGAGCGGCATGAGCTGCTTATTTTGAGCATACGGGAGATTAGCATTATATTTTCGATATGTCAATGCAGACATCTTGGCGCATTTTCGATTCCGGCCCCGGGCGCCGTCATTTCAGCGGGAAACCAATACGGACCATTCAGCTCTTTTCTTGCAAAACCCGATTGAATTAGTGTAATAGTATAGATGAGAATGTGAAGGGAGAGAAACCTCGCCATGTTAAACAGAGAAACAAGAGGCAGGGTATCCGGGCTGCTGTTGTTCGCTTTTTTTCTTTTATTCCACTTGAGGTATCTCATCAAGAGATGGCCTATCTTCGATCCTGTGGCCAGGCTGAACAGCCTGCTGATCACATTGACCATTATCTTGTTTCTGTCCGCTTATTTGATCCGGCAAAGGGCGGTTGAGTTTCCTCATGGGTTTATGGAAACGGTATATCCGCTTCTGTGCGCTATCCTTCCGCTCGTTATTTATCATGATGTGGAGATCTTGCGTTACATCTCTCCCGGCCGCTCGATTTACAGGCATCTCAATGGACTTTTTGGACTTTACAGCCATCATTTGCTGGGATGGAATCTCTGCTCGATGACGCTGATCATTACCGGCAATCTGATCACGCTATCAGGTATGGTCTTTCTGAAACGGTCCTTCAGTCTCATGGTCGAGGCCAGGGCGCCTGTCTATCGCGGGATATACGCTTATATCAGGCACCCCCTCTATCTCGGCGAAATGATTGCAACGGCGGGAGTCCTCATATTCAGATTCTCAAACATCAATATGGTTCTGACCCTCCTCTTTGTTTTAGGCCAGAAAATCAGAGCAGGCATCGAAGAGAAAAAACTGATTCATGCCTTTCCTGAGTACCTGGAATACAGAAAAAAGACAGGCGGGTTTTTCCCTAAGTGGTCCTGTTCGTAAATAGGGTGACGTACCGGCCCATGGCCAATTTCGGCTGTAGCCGGTATATTGACGACTTGAATCCCGTTATTGCCGTCCGCCTGATTTTTTAGCGGCTGCACTCCCGGCAGAACGGCCGCCCTGCCTGCCTGTGCTACGGCAGACAGGTCGTAGGGCAGCTATGGTCAAGGATGCAAGATGAAGATAGGGTTTTTTTGTCTGGTGTTGCTGAGCATGGCCGCCGGTGCATGGGGCGAGGATCTGGATCTAAAAGACAGCTGGACCTTTAATCTGTATTTTGAGAACGATCTCTTTGCCGAGAGCGATCAGGACTATACCAACGGCATAAAGCTATCCTGGGTGTCTCCGGATCTGCAGAGTTATATCGCCGACCCCCGCCTGCCTGACTGGGTGCGCCGGGTCAACAAACGGCTGACGTTCTTTCATAAGAGCGCCGAAGGCTTGCAGCGCAACCTCGTGATCTCCATCGGGCAGAGTATGTATACGCCTGAAGACCTCCACCGGAGCGATCTGATCAAAGATGACCGTCCGTACGCAGGCTGGCTTTATATGGGATTCGGCTTCCACAGCAAGACTGAAGACCAGCTCGATTCCGTGGAAATGCATATCGGTGTCGTGGGGCCCGCCTCTTTTGCCCATGAGGCCCAGAACTTTGTGCATGAACTGCGCGGCTTCGAAAAATTTCAGGGCTGGGACAATCAATTGCGCAATGAACCTGGGATTGCCGCGGTGTACGAGCACAAGGATAAATTTTTACTCAAGAATTACCGCCGAGGTTTCGGCACGGACGCCATCACCCATTTCGGCGGCAGCCTGGGTAATGTGGCGACTTATTTGAATCTTGGTATTGAGACGCGCATGGGATGGAATATCCCCGGAGACTTCGGCACCTCCGCCATCCGCCCGGGGGGTGACAACAGCGCCCCGGGTTCGCGCTGGGACCCCAGGCTTTCAGGAAAATCAGCATGGGGCCTGCATGCCTTTGTCTCGGTGGATGGCCGCGCGGCGGCGCGTGATATTTTCCTGGACGGGAATACCTACAAAGACAGCCACCGCATCGGCAAGGAACCCCTGGTCGCCGATGCGGCGGCGGGTGTAAGCCTGATCTACAAGCGTATCAAACTATCCTATGCCCAGATCTTCCGCACCAAGGAATTCCGAGGTCAGAAGGAAGGCCATTCATACGGCTCGCTCTCTTTTTCATATATATACTAAGAACGGCCGTTGCCCATGATAAATTTGTTTTCCCTCTTTCATTGTTAGGGAGGGGTGGCTGCGTTTTTTGTCATCCGCAAGCAGCCAAAGACTAAGCGTACTTTTCGCGTGAGCTGTCGCATTTTCTACGCGACGCTGCGTACACCGTTGGATGTCGAAGACTGAATTCCTTCTATGATCTATAAGAGTCCATTGAACAGTCTGTTGGCCGCCATTTTTTTTCTCCTTGCGATCTCGTCCCTGCCGGGCTGTGCTCGGAAAGGGGCCGAACTCTTCGAAAAAGAGGGATGTATAAACTGCCATACCTTCAAGGGAAAGGGCGGGAGCATGGGACCGGATCTCACGGCCGTCACCAACCGGAGGTCCGACCGGTGGATCAGGCGGCAGATCAAAAATCCCCTGGACAACGATTCCAATTCCAGGATGCCCCCTTTTGATGACCTTTCAGAATGTGAAATAAGATCGATGATCCGTTATCTGAAGGGCTGAGGTCCATGGAGTTTCTGAGCACTGTCGTGGAACCTGGAACGGCCCTGGACTGGAGCCTGCCGATAGGAGCATTCCAGCCCGGGAGACATTCGCAAATAATTTATACTAAGACGTATTTTTTTCGCAAGCTATGGACTTTTCGGCTGAAATGCGCTAAATTTATGCTTAATATTTTGGCTGATAGATGAGGATGACCCGAAATATCTGATGAGCGTCAGGTCGGATGGGTTATTCAGCTTAGCAAGGGCTCATCCTAAGGAATACCAAGGCGATAGAATATGTTCTGGTCTCAAAACCTCAACATCTCTTGCTCCGGTACCTTTTTCCTTCCTATTCCATTATTTTATCCCTTCAGAAACAACAGGTTTATATCTTCACAAACCTATAGCGGGTCCCATTCAACTCTTTCTGCAGGGGGGTGACAATGAAGGAGAACAAATCAAAATGGCTCATCCACTATTGACTTTTATTTTCCCCCTCGATATAGTAGTGACAATGAAGGAGAACAAATCAAAATGGCTCATCCGGCTCACTGTCGGAATCATCGCTTTCATCCTGATCTACAGTATTGTCCTTATCTTTTATAAAACCTATTTTGTGGGAAGATAAGCCCCGTTCCCTTCACCGGGAACCATGGGCCGCCGTCTATGACTGATCTGAAGCATATCAGGGGCACTTAAAAAGCAAAGGAGATGCAATGAAATCGCCAAACTTCTTTGATGATCTTTCCCGGAGCGGGTTCTCCAGAAGGGAATTCCTGAAACTCTGTACGGCTGCGGCTGTCTATATGGGTCTTCCCGCCGGCATGGGGGCCCGTATCGCCGAGGCCGTGGCCGGTCCGAAACGTCCGACCGTCATCTGGCTCTCCGGACAGGCCTGCACCGGCTGCGTCGAGTCCCTGCTCAGGCCGAACCATCCCACCCTGGAGCATCTGATCCTCGATGTGATCTCGCTGGACTATCTGGAGACTCTGAGCACGGGCGCCGGCCATCAGGCTGAAGAATATCGCAAGAAATCGGTTGAGGAAAACAAGGGAAGGTTCATTCTTGTCGTGGATGGGTCCGTGCCCATCAAAGACGGCGGTATTTACTGCAAGATCGGCGGAGAGACCATGGTGGACCTGGTGACGGAGATGGGATCGCAGGCCATGGCCGTCATCGCCATCGGGTCCTGTGCATCATGGGGCGGCATCCCCTCCGCGCATCCCAACCCGACGGGGGCGACCCCGGTGTATCAGGTGCTCAAGTACAAGGGGATCGAGACCCCTGTGGTCAATGTGCCGGGGTGTCCTCCGAACGGCTACAACTTCCTCTCCACGGTTCTTCACTTCCTCACCTTCCAGAAGCTGCCCGAGGTTGACGACAAACTGAGGCCCAAGTTTGCCTACGGGCGGCTGATCCATGAAAATTGTGAGCGGCGCCCCCATTTTGATGCAGGGAGGTACGCCGAGGCCTTCGGTGATGAGGGGCACCGGAAAGGCTGGTGCCTCTATAAACTCGGATGCAAAGGGCCGGAGACGTACAACAACTGTCCCGCCATCCTCTTCGGCGACGTGGGTTCGGGGGCCTGGCCCGTGGGTACGGGGCACCCCTGCTTCGGATGCTCCGAAGGAGGCGTGGGCTTCAATGTGCCGCTGCACACCATGGCCCGGCTGAATTTCTGGACAACTCCGGCTTTTTATCCGCATATCTTTGAGCGCAGGGGCGAAGGCCTGTCGCTGGCAGAGGGCGCCGTGATTGTTGCCGTGGGCGGCGCTGCCATCGGAGCCGGGGCCATGATTGCCAGGAACCTCGGTAAGCACGAAGGGCAGGAAGGAGAAAAAACCTCAGAAGATACAGAATCTTAAAAGAGATGGACTCATAAAAAGTCCTCAAATGGGACGGCACAGTAAAAAGCTCCGGATGCAAGGCGCGCAAATCCTGAGGAATGAGGCGTACTAAGAGGTACGCTGCAATGACGAAGGATGAAGCGCAACGCCGCAGACGGACTTTTTACGAAGCCGTCAAGAGAGGTAGGCCATGGATATGAAGCGACGGGATTTTCTGAAGGCGGCGGCCGGGAGCGGTGTGCTCTTGACCTTGGGGGCGGGACCCGCTTTTGCGAGGGCGCCCAAGCTGCTGCTGCCGGGAGCGGTGGGGATCCTCTATGACGCAACGGTCTGCATCGGCTGCAAGGCGTGCGTCTCGGCATGCAAGCAGTACAACGATATGCCTCCCGAACATTCCTCGCTCGAAAGGCTTTATGATGACCCGCTGGATCTTTCTTCCAAGACGTTGAATGTGATCAAACTCTATTCCAACGGTACGGGCGCCGTGAAAGACCGTGAGATCGACGGGTATTCCTATATCAAGAGGCACTGCATGCATTGCATTGATCCGGCCTGTGTCTCGGCCTGCCCGGTCTCGGCGCTTACCAAGGATCCTTCTAACGGCGTGGTCCAGTACAACAAAAATGCCTGCCTCGGGTGCCGGTACTGTCAGATCGCGTGTCCCTTCAACGTTCCCAAGTTCCAATGGGATCAACCCTTTCCTCAGATCAAGAAGTGCCGGCTCTGCGCCCACCGGCTGGTCAAGGGCGGCATGCCCGCCTGCTGTGAGTTCTGCCCCACGGGGGCCTCGCTCTTCGGCCACGTGGCAGACCTCAG is a window encoding:
- a CDS encoding amino acid permease gives rise to the protein MNLRRQLFAVKTVKMIEEEMAGENRLRRVLGPVSLTALGVGAIIGAGIFVLTGLAAHDYAGPGLVLSFVIAGLGCAFAALSYAEFASMIPVAGSAYTYAYATLGELMAWIIGWDLILEYGMASSTVAYGWSKYFLHFLDLFGLHIPPFLASDPFSTPGAWFNLPAAAVVLLVTVVLVIGIRESARFNAAIVVLKLAVVLFVIVAGIPHVNTANWRPFMPFGLTGVASGAAYVFFAYIGFDSVSTHAEEARNPQRDVPIAIIASLSICTLLYIAVSAVLTGMVPYTKINIDAPLAAAFVPYGLTAAVFIISLGAVAGITSVLLVLMLSQPRVFFAMARDGLLPYEFFGTVHPRFRTPYKATILTGSVVAVVAALFPIHALAEMVNIGTLFAFVVVCAAVWIMRYTNPNQRRPFRCPMIPLVPALGVLFNIGLMFSLGWHNWARLTIWLGVGLIIYFSYGRYHSKLNQAEERTERGGHR
- a CDS encoding hydrogenase 2 protein HybA (Fe-S ferrodoxin type component; participates in the periplasmic electron-transferring activity of hydrogenase 2): MKRRDFLKAAAGSGVLLTLGAGPAFARAPKLLLPGAVGILYDATVCIGCKACVSACKQYNDMPPEHSSLERLYDDPLDLSSKTLNVIKLYSNGTGAVKDREIDGYSYIKRHCMHCIDPACVSACPVSALTKDPSNGVVQYNKNACLGCRYCQIACPFNVPKFQWDQPFPQIKKCRLCAHRLVKGGMPACCEFCPTGASLFGHVADLRLEARRRLSLEPGQWYEYPVQTVTSSFKNYRQVSLYVHHIYGEKEGGGAQVLLMAGVPFDKLGLPALPDQSDANRSESIQHTIYNKMIAPVGLLGILLYKVYINTKDEE
- a CDS encoding hydrogenase 2 small subunit (involved in hydrogen uptake); amino-acid sequence: MKSPNFFDDLSRSGFSRREFLKLCTAAAVYMGLPAGMGARIAEAVAGPKRPTVIWLSGQACTGCVESLLRPNHPTLEHLILDVISLDYLETLSTGAGHQAEEYRKKSVEENKGRFILVVDGSVPIKDGGIYCKIGGETMVDLVTEMGSQAMAVIAIGSCASWGGIPSAHPNPTGATPVYQVLKYKGIETPVVNVPGCPPNGYNFLSTVLHFLTFQKLPEVDDKLRPKFAYGRLIHENCERRPHFDAGRYAEAFGDEGHRKGWCLYKLGCKGPETYNNCPAILFGDVGSGAWPVGTGHPCFGCSEGGVGFNVPLHTMARLNFWTTPAFYPHIFERRGEGLSLAEGAVIVAVGGAAIGAGAMIARNLGKHEGQEGEKTSEDTES